Part of the Chitinivibrionales bacterium genome, CGCCTGAAGGCTCATAAATATCGGCAGAGCGGACAAAAGGCATTCGGTGATATCTCAAACTCCGCCGGCGGACCCGGCAATCCACTTTGGCACGATTAATTTGTTCCTTGAGCGACTGCGGCATGCTTCCGCAATAATTGATAAATACGCGGGTATTGGAAGGGCATGTTGATCTCAAAACACATTCCAGGCATTGCATTTTTCCATTGCATACCATAGGCCCTCCTTGAAAAAGACCCTTTTTGTGCTTTTACCAAAAATCAGAACCATGGGGATGAAAAAATGGCAATTAATATGCCAGAAAATATTCCGAAAACCTGGATTTTTAAAACAAAAAGAATATCGAAATCTCATTTTTTAGAATGACTGATAATCAATAGTAAGAATATACCGTTATGAAAAACCTTAAGATTTGTAATTTGATGTTTTTTTATGATAGGTTTTCCTAATTATTAATGGCAGGAATATTGCAAATAAATTTAGTGAGATGGGGAAAAGCGGTTAAACGGCATTATAAAATTTCTTTTATTTTGAGGCGGGTGGCTTTTAATTTTTTTTATTTTCCAGATATGGGATTGAAAAGGGGCTCGGAAAAGAACAGCATGGACCAGAAAAAAAACAAACTGTTGATTGTCGACGATGAAGAGGCGATTCTTTTTGCATTTTCCAAAACGCTTGCGGGACCTGAAGTTGAGATCCACACAGCGCAAACGCTGCATGATGCGCTAAAGCTCCTTCAGGAAAACGACTATCAGGCAGTCATTGCCGATCTCAAATTGAGCGGCATCTCAAACTACGATGGCTATGAAGTGATCAAATCCGCCAAAAGAAATCAGAAAGAGTGCAAAATTTTCGTGATGACCGCCTTTGGCGATGAAAAAACCAAGCAAGCGGTCTTTGCGCTGGGAACAGATTATTATTTGGAAAAACCCATTTCTCCCCAGAAGGTAAAAGAGATTCTTGCGAGTTTCGGGATGTATTGACACCATCTTTTATAACAGATAAACTCCACTTTTAAACTTTCGGATGCTCGCCAAATATTGGCATTATTATTGCAGTTTTCCTTTTAAGAATTGGGGGCAATTTAAACGTTATAAAAATTGGAGGAATAAAATGAAACAGATCAATACGATTAAAAATCCTTTCATAAAATTTTCGGATAAAAACCCCGTCAATCATTCTCAAATAACCCGGATATTAACCTCGGCAATAAAGCGTGCAACAGAGGCTGTCACGTTTTTTGAACAGAAAGAATGCGCAACCGAGACGCTCGTTCAAAAGGCATTTTATAATTATTTGAGCGTTAAAAAAGACGCACAACGGGTTATTATAGAAAAAATCGTCCATTGCCTCGGCATTGAACTGGCGCCTCGGGTTTATCTCATGGGCGAGGAAAAAATTTCACTGCCGCCCTGCGAAGGAATTGATGAAGGTTTGGAGCATATTTTTAAAAACGTCCATGAAACAGCGGCCGATGAATTGGAGTTTTATCTTTCCTATGCGGCGGTTGAAAAAGATGAGAGGATAAATGCAATTCTTCTCATGCTGGCCGACCTGTCGAGAGAATTTTTATTTGACGTAAAAATCTGGTATCTTAATCATAAGAAACATTTTATCCCGCCAAAGGCGGAAAAACAGGAAATCATTGCACCCGATTATACGGTGGTAACGGCGTTAAATTGAAGGCCGGATATCGGTGCTGCCTCACAAACGAAGCATCTCCTCAATTTTTCATTTTTAAAATTTGTTCCTAAATATTACCGCACGTGCCATTTTTTTTTGAAAAAGACAAAATTATCGTGGGCATAAGAATTACGGCGAGACATGAGTGAGTGAATTTTTTTTTTTGGGAACGGACGGCAAGCGAGAAAGGAGTCAGACCTATGAAAGAAAAAGAAGAAATGATGGCCGCGATTCAAGAATGCGATGCGATGGAATGTTCGTTCAATCAGAATAAAAAATGCCATGCATTCGCCATCAATGTCGGCGGCCCGAATGAAATTTGCGCAAGCTGTGACACGTTTTTTAAAACGAACGTTAAAGGCGGTTTGCAAAATGTCTCGGGCGGGGTAGGGGCATGCAAGGTGCAGTCATGCGTTTATAATAAATTATTGCAATGCACTGCGGGCTCGGTACGGTTCTCTCTCCATGAGAGTCATGCCGATTGCGCGACCTACCAACCCCTTTAATTTTTAAGGTGGAGAGCTATCCCTTCGGCGGTTCATTACGGCGCAGGGCGATGTTCCGTCATTATGCGCAGGGATTTTATCACTTTTCCAATTTGTTTTTTAGGAATCCTGTCAAAGCGCCGGACGTGAAACCTGTGCCGCAAAAAAGCGTGAAGGGTGTTCGAGGCGCCTTCTTCATCGTTTGCCCGGGTGATCCGTTTCCATAAGACAGCAATCAGGCGAAGCTGTTTCGCGGATGCATAGAGGCGCTTTTGCAAAGACGGAGAATGATCGATGGAATGTTCCAGGGCGGCGATGAGGGAAGAGGCTTGATCGAAAGTAAGGTCCTTGCTCGACCACACCGGCGTCCCGTCGGGCATAATAAACGAAGAAAGCATCGTGCGGTAATTATCCTCATCAAGATTGAGGACGGATTTTAACGCGTGAATTTTTTTTATTTGCGCGCGTGTCGCCATTTTTCCATCCCATTTCCGCTCGGAAAAATCCTACCTTAATTTCGCGCCCAAATAACGCGAATGCTCTTTTCGCCCTTGCCATAGGAATACGACAGGTCGCCCTTGAAGGAATGCCGCAAGGCATCTCCTATTCTGCGGGCAAGATGGATCCCGCTCGTGGAGATGTCGGCGTAGTCCGGCTCGGAATGCATCGCGATGATCTGCTCGAGCGGATGCGTCCCTCTTTCTTTGCGTTCAATGCGCCTGATCCTGTTCAGTATCTCTGCCTGATGGGCCTGAAAAAAAGGCCCGCTGATTTTGATGTCCCCGGCCGGCCGGTTGCCGTCCTTTCTGCTGCAGGCCGGACATTTTGCAAGGTACAAGTCGCCGCTGGGAAACATTTTACGTCCGGTCCAGCGTCCATTCCTGAAAACGTCCCCGCACTCCGGGCACACCGCCGGTTCCGGATATTTTTCTCTTGCTTCGTACTCATCCTGCCGTTCAGGAAATACCCTTCTTGTCCCCATGGTTTTATTCATAATTTCTCCCTTCCCTCCGTTTATTGTTTTACGGATACTATGGACGGCATATTTTGCCACATGAAATCTTATTTCCGCCTTGCCAATGGTCGCCTCAGCGATAGCGGCTGAAACGGGAATCGCCAAAAATTGAAAAAGGCCCTTACCTGCGGGCCTTTTTAAAATCGACCTTGTTACAGAAATGTTTTTTTTCTGCCTAATGGTTTTTTGTTTTTCTCCAGGCTTTTTATTTCCCTTTCAGCTCGTATCCAATCATCGATATCCCACCCGTGAGTCCTGCCCCGTTCTTCAAAAATCTGGTAGGCGCGCTGCTCGATTTTCTTACGGTCGATACTGTCAGCCATAAAAACTCCTTTCTTAAAAGTGAAAGTAAAAGAAAAAAATTCCTAAATATGCAAAAGGGAAATAAAAATCCCCATTTTCGATTTTAAATGACCGCAAACAATGTGCCTGAAGTAAAGTTTGATTAAGTTCAAAAAAAGTATTGGAAGAAACATTGGGGAAATATTAGCGGCACCGTTGAACAAGAACACTTTTGGAACATCTATTGCTCATTGTAACTGCTGATGAATAAAAAAACCGCGAGATTTTGAGAAATGAAACCGTGCAAAATAGTTTTTTATGGAGCCATTCTTGCTGCGGTGTTCGCCGCTTCGCAGAAGAGTTTCGCAGGACCGCCGTTCGTTACCGACGACCCTGAACCTGTGGATTTCCTTCACTGGGAAGTCTATGTCGGTTCGCAGATAGAAGAAAATGCTTATGGAATCCAGGGGACGCTCCCGCACGTAGAGGTAAATTTCGGCGCGTTTCCCGGCGGGCAATTGCATATCATAGCCCCCTACCTCATCGTGAATCCCAGCGGAGGGGGGTTGCGCAATGGGATCGGCGATATAGAACTGGGCGTGAAATACCGATTTATCAAAGAATATCCGTGGTTTCCGCAGGTGGGAACGTTCCCGCACCTGCTTGTTCCTACCGGAGACACGGCGCGGGGCACCGGAACCGGCCGCTACCAGATTTTTGTTCCGCTGTGGCTGCAGAAAAGTTTCGGCGCCTTTACCACATACGGCGGCGGGGGAATGTGGTTCAGTCCAAGCTACTCCCAATTTAATTATTGGTCTCTCGGATGGGAAGCCCAATACGATATTACCAAAATGTTCACGCTCGGGGCGGAACTCTTCCACAATACCAAGGCGGTGAACGCCAACCAGGCGGAAACCGGGTTAAACGGGGGCGGCATCGTCAATGTCAATGCCGCGCACCATATTCTGATTTCCGCGGGTACCGATATCGATGGCCCGAACCGTCTCATGGTTTATGCCGCTTATCAATTGACAATATGAAATATCCTGGCAAGCATCCTTGGAGTGCGCGGACGACCGTGAAAAGGCCGAAAGTATGATCAAGGTAAAACGGGTGTATGATCCCGTCGAGGCAAGCGACGGGGCGAGGTTTCTCGTGGACCGTTTATGGCCGCGCGGTAAAAAGAAAGAAGGTCTTGCCATAAAGGCATGGGTTCCGGAAATCGCACCGAGCACCGCGCTGCGAACCTGGTTTCACCATGACCCCGGCCGGTGGCCCGAATTCAAACGGCGTTATTTTGCCGAACTTGATAAACAGGAACATGAGTTAAAAATCCTTAGCGGTGAAAATAATAAAGGAACGCTCACGCTGCTCCACGCGTCAAGCGATAGGGCGTTTAACAATGCAACCGCCCTTAAGGCGTATCTTGAAATGAAAGCCGGAAAAAGAAATAAAAAACGAGGTGCTTCCGAAGATTTTATGCCGATTTAATCCCAGGGTGATTCATCTTTTTTAAGGAGGATCCGCTATGAAAAGAACATTTGCAATCGTCTTGCTCCTCGGGCTGTGTGCCGGCTGGACCTTTGCGGTCCAGGAGGCAAAGCAGGCGTCGGCACCTTCGTCATTACAAAGCCCTGTGATGATAGAAGGCCGCATCGTGTCCGTCGATATCGCAGGAAAATCCCTCGTTCTCAAGGCAAACATTGAGCGGGAAGACACCTTTAAGGTCGACAGCGCGGTCATTATAAAGGCGGGTAAAATAAATGCGACCATGAAGGATCTTGCTCCCAAGATCCCCGTGCATGTGCATTATTCGATCAAGGAAGGTAAAAAAATCGCCATGCGCATCGCGACCCAACCCATGTGGCGGGAGGCGCCCCCGGCGGTGATAAAAGGCTACGACGTGATAATGGCCGAGGGTGTGATACGGTCCATCCGGGACCAGGGCAGAACCATGATCATTTCTGCGGCCCTTGAACAGCAGGACACCTTCTCCCTCGACAGCAATGCCGTAATCAAGGCCGGCAACCGGTTGTCAACGCTTGACGAAATCAAGGAATATGCAAAGGCCCAAATCCATTACACCATTGAGGGCGGCAGGAGAATAGCGCATAAAATAATCGGCACCATAAAAAAAATTGGCGGCGGGAACTAGGCAAGAGGATTAAAAAGTCATGAGCGCCCGCCGTTTAAATTTTTATTTTGTTTTCCCGATATTCTTTGGCGGTGTCTCCCTCGCCGCACCTACGGCGGCCGGCGCCGGGGAAAATGATTCCGGTCTTATGGAGATCGCGCTCAGGACTTTCGGTGTCCTGCCTGCGGTGATGGCGTCGCCGAAAAACGATGTCACCCCGGAAAAAACATTTCTCGGAAGGATTCTTTTTTTTGAGACCCGCATTTCAAAGGATGGGACCGCAAGCTGCTCGCGCTGCCATCTTTTCGGCCTGTACGGCACCGACGGCCTGCCGCTTGCAATCGGCAATTCCTGTAAAGTAAACCCGAGGAACGCACCGACCGTTTTCAATGCCGCCGCCCAGATTTCGGCGCATTGGGTCGGCAACAGGACCGACGTTGAAGACCAGGCGAAGCAGGCGCTCGTGGGGCCGGTGTCGCTCGGCATGCCGTCGTACGACTCGGCCATGAAAGTCCTCAAGTCGATTCCCGGATATCCGCCGCTGTTCAGGGCCGCTTTTCCCAAAAGCGCCGATCCGGTAACGCCGGAAAATTTTGCGCTTGCGATCGGGGCGTTTGAAAGGACACTCGTCACGCCGGGTCCGCTTGACACATTTGAAAACGGAGACGCGTCGGCGCTTTCGGCGGCCCAGAAAACGGGGATGAACGTTTTTATCGTCGCGGGATGCTCAAACTGCCATAACGGTCCGTATCTGGGAGGACAAGAGTATAAAAAATTCGGAATCAAAGAGCCCTACTGGATCTCTACGAAAAGCGCGACAAAGGATCTCGGCCGCTTCATCGTAACGGGCGATGAAAGCGACAAATATGTTTTTAAGGTGCCGGTGCTGCGAAACATTGCCATGACCGCGCCCTATTTCCATGACGGGTCGGTTGCCTCGCTCGACACAGCGGTGAGGATAATGGCCAGGGTCCAGCTCGACAAAGAGCTGTCGGAAATGCAAGTTTCCGACGTCATGGCATTTTTCAATGCGCTTACAGGGACGATCCCCGATTCCTGTTTAAGGGTTCCGGTGCTGCCGCCGTCTCAACCCCAGGTGACGAAAAGGCCGTCCAAATAATATGGCCACCTTAGTAATAAAAGGAACAGGCGGATGCCTTATGCCTTCTGACGAAAAGAAAGAGCCAAAAGACAGTCCGCCGGCGGGTGAGAAGCATGCCCCGGTCGTCGAAGCGGTGATCTTTTCACAGGACGAGCCGCGAAGAAATGACTTTATCCAGTTTTTCCTGTTCCGCTGCCGGGAAATGAGGTGGTGCTACGAGAACATCGCCCGGCTCATCCGCGGCTCGGCTCAGAAAAAACTGCTCAAAAATATGGCGGAGCGCAAAAGGAACCACGAACGGAGCCTTATCGCGGCAATGGGAAACGCCGATGAGATAATGGACAAAACGGAACGACAGGTTTTGAGCCCATTTGTCCAGTATATGCTTGACATCAATCTGAGAAACCTCACGACGATCAACGAGGTATTTATTTTTATTTCAAACAAGGAAAAAAAGGAGCTTGAGTTATTTTCAAAGCTGGCAGACCTTGAGGAGAACGACGTCATAAAAGGGCTTTTCCTCGAGCAGTCGCAGGCATGCAGGGGACATCTTTCAGGGCTTGATGAGGATTTTTCGCATGTAACATTGGGAGGGGCCCTGGAATTCTGAAAAGGACGGCCGTGAATACAGTTAACACCCATTATAGGAGAGAACGGATATGGAAAACCTGGTGATTGTCGGATCCGGTCCTGCGGGACTCACCGCCGCGCTGTACGCCGCGCGGGCGGGCATCGGGCCGCTGGTCATCGAAGGCGCGCAGAGCGGCGGCATCGCCGGCGGCCAGCTCATGAACGCGGGCGTGATCGAAAACTTTCCCGCGCTTCCGAAGGGCCTTGACGGACCGGAGCTCGTGCGGCTCATGCGCGAGCAGGTGCGGGAATACCGTCTGCAAACCATCGCGAGCGACGTGGTCTCTGCGAATCTGATGGCGCGGCCGTTCACCCTGACCTGCGCCAACGGTAAAAACGTCGAGGCGAAGGCCGTCATCGTCGCGACCGGCGCAGCGGCCCGGCGGCTGCCCATGGAATCGGAAAAAAAATTCTGGGGCAGGGGCGTCTCAGCTTGCGCCGTATGCGACGGCGCCCTGCCGCTTTTCAGGGACAAGCCTTTGGCCGTCATAGGCGGGGGAGACAGCGCGGCCGAAAGTGCACTCCACCTCACGCAGTTCGGAATAAAAATCGCCGTCATTCACCGGCGGGACAGATTAAAAGCCTCAAAAGTCATGCAGCAGCGCGTGCTCGAAAATAAAAAAATCGACGTCTTCTGGAACAAAACCGTCGTGGAGTTCCTCGGCGACGAAGTGCTCACCGGCTTGCGGCTCAAGGACGAGAAAACCGGAGAAACGTCCGACATCGCGGCGAGCGGCGCCTTTGAAGCGATCGGCGAAGTGCCGAACAACAAATTCCTCGGCTCTCAAATCAGGCTCGAGGATTCGGGCCATATCCGGACGCAGTCCAACTCCACCATGACCTCGGTTGACGGCGTTTTCGCGGCCGGCGACATTGCGGATAGGAAATACCGGCAGGCCATCACCGCGTCCGGCAGCGGGTGCATGGCCGCGCTCGATGCCGAGCGCTGGCTCATCGAAAAGGGTTTGCTTGATTGATGGTAAGGCGGTAAGATGGATGACAGGCTTGTTGCCATTTTTGACGCAACCATTCGTATGGAGCGGAAATGCGCGGAATTCTATCGCTTATTGGATAGATTATTTCCCGTAGACGGACCGTTCTGGCTTAAACTGATGAATGAAGAAGAGCATCATGCGATCTTATTCCAGGCAGGCATGGAGCGCTTTTTTGATGAAGATCTTTTTCCCCTGGAGGCCATGGACCCTGATCTCACGAGCATCCAAAAATTAAATTCAGAAGTTGAAAGCGCGATTCGACAATATACTCACCAGTTGTCCGATTATCAATTAGTCCGTCATCGCGCCTTGCAGCTTGAATCCTCGTCCGGGGAATTTTACTTTGAGTTGGCCTTGGCTTCGAAAGAGGACTCACCGGCTTTGTGGCTCTTCCGGGATCTCTGCGATGATGAACACGATCACCGACAACGCATTCTTGATTTCTTCAACGAGACAAGGCACTCCTAGTTACCATTTCGATTAATTGATTTATACAAGGCATGCGGCGGCAGTGAAGGCCCCAGCGGTATGTTTTCCTAGGAGCCGAACAGGGGTTGGCTTGCGGCTTGAGAAGGCTGCTCCGGCCAGTGTTCATCGATCTGGCGTTTGACCTCTTCCAACGGTTGCGCCCCGATGATCCGTAAAACGGGCTTTCCTTTCCAAAACATCATGACCGTCGGGATGCTACCGATCTGATACCGGGTGGCGATGAGCGGCTTGTCGTCAACGTTCACTTTTATCGCCAGAAGCCGGCCCGAATATTCCTTCGCGATTTGCTCGATGGTCGGGCTCATGATCCGGCACGGCGCGCACCACACCGCCCAGAAATCAACCAGCACGGGTTTTTCATAGGTGAAAATCAATTCTTCAAAAGAGCTCGGCAGGTCGGGCACGCAAAATCCTTTTTTGATTGTTTCCCGATAAACTTCAAAATTCATGCCAAGAATGAAATAGGTTTCCGTCGATAAAATAGGTTATCTCTCTGGCATAAAATTAGCTCGTTCTCATTGATCCGGAGGCGATTGTTCAATGAAATAGGAGGAAGGAAAATGAAAGCCGCCGTTGACAAGAGTTTATGCGTTGGCTGCGAATTGTGCGCCCAGATATGCCCTTCTATTTTTTCGATGGGCGAAGACGGGTTTGCGGAGGCGGTTTCGACCCCCGTGCCAGCGAACCAAGAGGCATTATGCCGGGAAGCGGCGGAAAGCTGCCCGGTGGACGCAATTACAATAGCGGGATAACCGGATTCATTCAATCGGGCTTCGCGATTATGAAAAAGCAACGTGTTGCGGTGTTCGATTTCGCCTGCTGCGAGGGCTGCCAGCTCCAATTGCTGAACATGGACGAAAAGCTGCTTGATCTCCTCGCAGTTGTTGACATTGTGGAATGGCGGGAGGGAATGTCCGAGCACGGTGCAGCGTATGATATCGCACTCATCGAGGGGTCGATCACCAGGCCGGAAGACGAGGAGCGCATCAGGCGCATCCGGGAGCAGGCCCCGGTGCTCATCGAGCTCGGCGCCTGCGCCTCCATCGGCGGCGTCAACAAGATCAAGAATGCGTCGGACCTGGATGAGGTGAAATCGTGCGTTTATGGAAGCAGCGCGGGCCTGCCGCAGTTCGCAACTTACCAAACGAAGGCGATACACGAAGTGGTGCAGGTGGAATACACGATCCATGGATGTCCCATTGACTTGGTGGAATTCACCAAGGTCATGACCAGCATCGTCATCGGAACGAAGCCCGACATCCCCTCCTATCCCGTGTGCGTGGAATGCAAGATGCGGGGAAATCCCTGCCGCTACGATTACAACGAACTTTGCCTCGGCGTGATCACCCGCGCGGGGTGCAACGCGCCGTGCCCCTCGGCCGGTTTCTGGTGCTTCGGCTGCCGCGGCCTGGTCGACGATCCCAACGTGAACGCGGCGCGCGGAATGATGAAAGAATACAACATCACCCTTGAAAGCCTTGTTGACAAAATCGCATTGTTCAACACGCGCTGATGCCTCCGTCACTCATGAAAAAAAGAACCGAAATAACCGTCAAGCATGTCACCCGTGTCGAAGGGCACGGCGGCATTCACATCGTCGTCGCGGACGGGAGCGTGGAAAAGGTCGAATGGCAGGTGCCGGAGGCGCC contains:
- a CDS encoding BCAM0308 family protein, producing MNKTMGTRRVFPERQDEYEAREKYPEPAVCPECGDVFRNGRWTGRKMFPSGDLYLAKCPACSRKDGNRPAGDIKISGPFFQAHQAEILNRIRRIERKERGTHPLEQIIAMHSEPDYADISTSGIHLARRIGDALRHSFKGDLSYSYGKGEKSIRVIWARN
- a CDS encoding ferredoxin, producing the protein MKAAVDKSLCVGCELCAQICPSIFSMGEDGFAEAVSTPVPANQEALCREAAESCPVDAITIAG
- the trxB gene encoding thioredoxin-disulfide reductase → MENLVIVGSGPAGLTAALYAARAGIGPLVIEGAQSGGIAGGQLMNAGVIENFPALPKGLDGPELVRLMREQVREYRLQTIASDVVSANLMARPFTLTCANGKNVEAKAVIVATGAAARRLPMESEKKFWGRGVSACAVCDGALPLFRDKPLAVIGGGDSAAESALHLTQFGIKIAVIHRRDRLKASKVMQQRVLENKKIDVFWNKTVVEFLGDEVLTGLRLKDEKTGETSDIAASGAFEAIGEVPNNKFLGSQIRLEDSGHIRTQSNSTMTSVDGVFAAGDIADRKYRQAITASGSGCMAALDAERWLIEKGLLD
- a CDS encoding transporter encodes the protein MKPCKIVFYGAILAAVFAASQKSFAGPPFVTDDPEPVDFLHWEVYVGSQIEENAYGIQGTLPHVEVNFGAFPGGQLHIIAPYLIVNPSGGGLRNGIGDIELGVKYRFIKEYPWFPQVGTFPHLLVPTGDTARGTGTGRYQIFVPLWLQKSFGAFTTYGGGGMWFSPSYSQFNYWSLGWEAQYDITKMFTLGAELFHNTKAVNANQAETGLNGGGIVNVNAAHHILISAGTDIDGPNRLMVYAAYQLTI
- a CDS encoding DUF488 family protein, translated to MIKVKRVYDPVEASDGARFLVDRLWPRGKKKEGLAIKAWVPEIAPSTALRTWFHHDPGRWPEFKRRYFAELDKQEHELKILSGENNKGTLTLLHASSDRAFNNATALKAYLEMKAGKRNKKRGASEDFMPI
- a CDS encoding DUF1540 domain-containing protein → MKEKEEMMAAIQECDAMECSFNQNKKCHAFAINVGGPNEICASCDTFFKTNVKGGLQNVSGGVGACKVQSCVYNKLLQCTAGSVRFSLHESHADCATYQPL
- a CDS encoding DUF2934 domain-containing protein, whose amino-acid sequence is MADSIDRKKIEQRAYQIFEERGRTHGWDIDDWIRAEREIKSLEKNKKPLGRKKTFL
- a CDS encoding cytochrome c peroxidase, which produces MSARRLNFYFVFPIFFGGVSLAAPTAAGAGENDSGLMEIALRTFGVLPAVMASPKNDVTPEKTFLGRILFFETRISKDGTASCSRCHLFGLYGTDGLPLAIGNSCKVNPRNAPTVFNAAAQISAHWVGNRTDVEDQAKQALVGPVSLGMPSYDSAMKVLKSIPGYPPLFRAAFPKSADPVTPENFALAIGAFERTLVTPGPLDTFENGDASALSAAQKTGMNVFIVAGCSNCHNGPYLGGQEYKKFGIKEPYWISTKSATKDLGRFIVTGDESDKYVFKVPVLRNIAMTAPYFHDGSVASLDTAVRIMARVQLDKELSEMQVSDVMAFFNALTGTIPDSCLRVPVLPPSQPQVTKRPSK
- a CDS encoding phage protein GemA/Gp16 family protein, which produces MATRAQIKKIHALKSVLNLDEDNYRTMLSSFIMPDGTPVWSSKDLTFDQASSLIAALEHSIDHSPSLQKRLYASAKQLRLIAVLWKRITRANDEEGASNTLHAFLRHRFHVRRFDRIPKKQIGKVIKSLRIMTEHRPAP
- the trxA gene encoding thioredoxin, with amino-acid sequence MPDLPSSFEELIFTYEKPVLVDFWAVWCAPCRIMSPTIEQIAKEYSGRLLAIKVNVDDKPLIATRYQIGSIPTVMMFWKGKPVLRIIGAQPLEEVKRQIDEHWPEQPSQAASQPLFGS
- a CDS encoding response regulator — encoded protein: MDQKKNKLLIVDDEEAILFAFSKTLAGPEVEIHTAQTLHDALKLLQENDYQAVIADLKLSGISNYDGYEVIKSAKRNQKECKIFVMTAFGDEKTKQAVFALGTDYYLEKPISPQKVKEILASFGMY